The following are encoded in a window of Balaenoptera ricei isolate mBalRic1 chromosome 1, mBalRic1.hap2, whole genome shotgun sequence genomic DNA:
- the NPHS2 gene encoding podocin isoform X2, which yields MEKRARSSSREAHGRGSGSAHKENKRAKAERGGRGRGRRDAGPEQPALGRAGSPGTKSSSLGACEWLLVLTSLLFVIVTFPFSIWFCIKVIQEYERVIIFRLGHLLPGRAKGPGLFFFLPCLDTYHKVDLRLQTLEIPFHEVVTKDMFVMEIDAICYYRMENASLLLSSLAHVSKAVQFLVQTTMKRLLAHRSLTEILLERKSIAQDVKVALDAVTCIWGIKVERTEIKDVRLPAGLQHSLAVEAEAQRQAKVRMIAAEGEKAASESLRMAAEILSGTPAAVQLRYLHTLQSLSTEKPSTVVLPLPFDLLNFLSSPSSRTQGSIPLPNPSKPVEPLNPKKKDSPML from the exons ATGGAGAAAAGGGCTCGGAGCTCCTCCAGAGAGGCCCACGGGAGAGGCAGCGGGTCCGCCCACAAAGAGAACAAGAGGGCGAAGGCCGAGAGGGGCGGCAGAGGCCGCGGGCGCCGGGACGCCGGGCCGGAGCAGCCGGCCCTCGGGCGGGCAGGGAGCCCGG gtaccaAGTCTTCCAGTTTAGGGGCTTGTGAGTGGCTTCTTGTCCTCACATCCCTGCTCTTCGTCATTGTGACCTTCCCTTTTTCTATCTGGTTCTGCATAAAG GTTATACAGGAGTATGAGAGAGTAATTATATTCCGACTGGGACATCTGCTTCCTGGAAGAGCCAAAGGCCCTG gccttttcttctttttgccctGCCTGGATACGTACCACAAGGTTGACCTTCGCCTCCAAACCTTGGAGATACCCTTTCACGAG gTTGTAACCAAAGACATGTTTGTAATGGAGATAGATGCCATCTGCTACTACCGAATGGAAAATGCCTCTCTTCTCCTAAGCAGTCTTGCTCATGTGTCCAAAGCGGTCCAATTCCTTGTGCAAACCACCATGAAGCGTCTCCTAGCACATCGATCCCTCACTGAAATTCTTCTAGAGAGGAAGAGTATTGCGCAAGATGTAAAG GTTGCCTTGGATGCAGTGACCTGTATTTGGGGAATCAAAGTGGAGAGAACAGAAAT TAAGGATGTGAGGCTGCCAGCCGGCCTGCAGCACTCGCTGGCGGTGGAAGCCGAAGCGCAAAGACAGGCCAAAGTGCGG ATGATCGCTGCGGAAGGGGAGAAGGCTGCGTCTGAGTCCCTGAGGATGGCAGCCGAGATTCTATCAGGCACTCCAGCTGCTGTTCAGCTTCGGTACCTCCACACCCTTCAATCCTTGTCCACAGAGAAACCTTCCACAGTGGTTTTACCTTTGCCATTTGACTTGCTAAATTTCCTGTCTTCTCCAAGCAGTAGAACTCAAGGAAGCATCCCTTTGCCAAATCCTTCCAAACCTGTTGAGCCACTGAACCCTAAAAAGAAAGACTCTCCCATGTTATAG
- the NPHS2 gene encoding podocin isoform X1, translating to MEKRARSSSREAHGRGSGSAHKENKRAKAERGGRGRGRRDAGPEQPALGRAGSPGEPRAPAATVVDVDEVRGSGEEGTEVVALLESERPEEGTKSSSLGACEWLLVLTSLLFVIVTFPFSIWFCIKVIQEYERVIIFRLGHLLPGRAKGPGLFFFLPCLDTYHKVDLRLQTLEIPFHEVVTKDMFVMEIDAICYYRMENASLLLSSLAHVSKAVQFLVQTTMKRLLAHRSLTEILLERKSIAQDVKVALDAVTCIWGIKVERTEIKDVRLPAGLQHSLAVEAEAQRQAKVRMIAAEGEKAASESLRMAAEILSGTPAAVQLRYLHTLQSLSTEKPSTVVLPLPFDLLNFLSSPSSRTQGSIPLPNPSKPVEPLNPKKKDSPML from the exons ATGGAGAAAAGGGCTCGGAGCTCCTCCAGAGAGGCCCACGGGAGAGGCAGCGGGTCCGCCCACAAAGAGAACAAGAGGGCGAAGGCCGAGAGGGGCGGCAGAGGCCGCGGGCGCCGGGACGCCGGGCCGGAGCAGCCGGCCCTCGGGCGGGCAGGGAGCCCGGGTGAGCCCCGAGCGCCTGCAGCCACCGTGGTGGACGTGGATGAGGTCCGGGGCTCTGGCGAGGAGGGCACCGAGGTGGTGGCGCTGCTGGAGAGCGAGCGGCCCGAGGAAG gtaccaAGTCTTCCAGTTTAGGGGCTTGTGAGTGGCTTCTTGTCCTCACATCCCTGCTCTTCGTCATTGTGACCTTCCCTTTTTCTATCTGGTTCTGCATAAAG GTTATACAGGAGTATGAGAGAGTAATTATATTCCGACTGGGACATCTGCTTCCTGGAAGAGCCAAAGGCCCTG gccttttcttctttttgccctGCCTGGATACGTACCACAAGGTTGACCTTCGCCTCCAAACCTTGGAGATACCCTTTCACGAG gTTGTAACCAAAGACATGTTTGTAATGGAGATAGATGCCATCTGCTACTACCGAATGGAAAATGCCTCTCTTCTCCTAAGCAGTCTTGCTCATGTGTCCAAAGCGGTCCAATTCCTTGTGCAAACCACCATGAAGCGTCTCCTAGCACATCGATCCCTCACTGAAATTCTTCTAGAGAGGAAGAGTATTGCGCAAGATGTAAAG GTTGCCTTGGATGCAGTGACCTGTATTTGGGGAATCAAAGTGGAGAGAACAGAAAT TAAGGATGTGAGGCTGCCAGCCGGCCTGCAGCACTCGCTGGCGGTGGAAGCCGAAGCGCAAAGACAGGCCAAAGTGCGG ATGATCGCTGCGGAAGGGGAGAAGGCTGCGTCTGAGTCCCTGAGGATGGCAGCCGAGATTCTATCAGGCACTCCAGCTGCTGTTCAGCTTCGGTACCTCCACACCCTTCAATCCTTGTCCACAGAGAAACCTTCCACAGTGGTTTTACCTTTGCCATTTGACTTGCTAAATTTCCTGTCTTCTCCAAGCAGTAGAACTCAAGGAAGCATCCCTTTGCCAAATCCTTCCAAACCTGTTGAGCCACTGAACCCTAAAAAGAAAGACTCTCCCATGTTATAG